A region from the Aegilops tauschii subsp. strangulata cultivar AL8/78 chromosome 5, Aet v6.0, whole genome shotgun sequence genome encodes:
- the LOC109781261 gene encoding rho GTPase-activating protein 4 produces the protein MTEVALLRGPTNLASPASRGPSSSLRYLANADSDVLQRGGSGESPTGSAGRTEREVQGSEEEERWSFLALLLALLRKSFLGCREEGGQGEGCAMEIGWPTEVQHVAHVTFDRFHGFLGLPVELEPEVPRRAPSASASVFGVSTESMQCSYDSRGNSVPTILLMMQRRLYEQGGLRAEGIFRINPENSQEELVRDRLNSGIVPYGIDVHCLSGLIKAWFRELPSGVLDPIPPEQVMQCQSEEDCARVAKCLPLAEAALLDWAVNLMADVVQEEKINKMNARNIAMVFAPNMTQMADPLTALMYAVQVMNFLKMLIEKTLKDREESNLDDVSLPQKDPSDENGHHNPGFAVDAHRAEGSRRPSFFSEEPLLNSPAHSTEDKPNETNPTGGDSAPSGQKFMNTEGSCRWSQPLPAASATTDISCATTLNSLQGKGSRSLNSSRRTRKGKGQSATPAVAPPTEKKSRGGSIVSRLNSTVERIEAWR, from the exons ATGACGGAAGTGGCGCTTCTCCGGGGCCCGACCAACCTCGCTTCCCCCGCAAGCCGCGGCCCCTCCTCCTCCCTGCGCTATTTAGCCAATGCCGACAGCGACGTGCTGCAGAGAGGCGGCAGCGGAGAGAGCCCTACAGGATCCGCAGGACGGACTGAGCGAGAGGTGCAAGGATCGGAGGAAGAGGAGCGGTGGTCTTTCTTGGCGCTGCTGCTTGCGCTGCTGCGGAAGTCGTTTCTTGGTTGCAGGGAGGAGGGCGGCCAGGGCGAAGGTTGCGCGATGGAGATCGGGTGGCCGACGGAGGTGCAGCACGTGGCGCATGTCACCTTTGATAGGTTCCATGGATTCCTGGGGCTGCCCGTCGAGCTCGAACCCGAGGTGCCCCGCCGCGCTCCCAGTGCCAG TGCAAGTGTCTTTGGAGTTTCAACAGAATCAATGCAGTGTTCGTATGATTCGAGAGGAAACAGTGTTCCGACAATTCTCTTGATGATGCAGAGACGTCTTTATGAACAAGGTGGTCTTCGG GCAGAAGGTATTTTTCGTATAAATCCAGAGAATAGCCAGGAGGAGCTTGTGAGAGACCGGTTAAACAGCGGAATCGTGCCGTATGGTATTGATGTCCACTGTTTGTCAGGTCTAATAAAA GCATGGTTTAGAGAACTGCCGAGCGGGGTGCTGGACCCTATTCCACCTGAACAGGTGATGCAATGCCAATCTGAAGAGGATTGTGCTCGGGTTGCCAAATGCCTCCCACTAGCTGAAGCGGCCTTACTTGACTGGGCCGTTAATTTGATGGCTGATGTCGTCCAAGAAGAAAAGATAAACAAGATGAATGCTCGAAACATTGCTATGGTTTTTGCACCAAATATGACTCAG ATGGCAGATCCTTTGACTGCACTAATGTATGCAGTCCAAGTGATGAATTTTCTGAAGATGCTAATAGAGAAGACCCTGAAGGATAGAGAGGAGTCCAATCTGGACGATGTGTCTTTGCCCCAAAAGGACCCGTCTGATGAAAACGGGCATCATAACCCTGGCTTTGCCGTCGATGCTCACCGTGCGGAAGGATCAAGGCGTCCTTCTTTCTTCAGCGAGGAACCCCTTCTGAACAGCCCTGCACACAGCACCGAAGACAAGCCTAACGAGACCAATCCTACCGGAGGAGACTCTGCACCTTCTGGCCAGAAATTCATGAACACAGAGGGCTCTTGTCGATGGTCCCAACCTCTGCCTGCTGCTTCAGCCACCACTGATATTTCCTGTGCTACAACATTGAACTCACTGCAAGGCAAGGGGAGCCGTAGCCTGAATAGTAGTAGGAGGACAAGGAAGGGCAAGGGGCAGTCTGCAACGCCCGCCGTCGCTCCGCCAACCGAGAAAAAATCACGAGGTGGAAGCATCGTGAGCCGGTTAAACTCCACGGTCGAACGGATCGAAGCGTGGAGATGA
- the LOC109781262 gene encoding protein FAF-like, chloroplastic — protein MAADGGLRRLFEKPLPENPTLLEALSAWNRVHPKRPVDPTSFTEIFGELHFQEKQQPQPDHVARGGVLPAPRPPPSPPLVRATTVSSSSWIDAAEKSKDDSSLDALLRSPKPTPTVKRSASFSMKKSPSASSLLLCTEGLGSESTVDVLRDDDDELAAAFRRQVETGDDAYVVDANQEEKENQRPPPSFPPPIRSISVRGGKPSVCFRSFRADGRFVLVEVVIPGKELLRASREGGRLRLQFAGATAHA, from the coding sequence ATGGCGGCGGACGGCGGGTTGAGGAGGCTGTTCGAGAAGCCACTGCCGGAGAACCCGACGCTGCTGGAGGCGCTGTCGGCGTGGAACCGCGTCCACCCCAAGAGGCCCGTCGACCCGACATCCTTCACCGAGATCTTCGGCGAGCTCCACTTCCAAGAGAAGCAGCAGCCGCAGCCGGACCACGTCGCCCGGGGCGGTGTCCTGCCGGCGCCGCGTCCGCCACCTTCACCTCCTCTTGTTCGCGCGACCACGGTGTCGTCCTCGTCGTGGATCGACGCCGCCGAGAAGAGCAAGGACGACTCGTCTCTCGACGCGCTCCTCAGGTCGCCGAAGCCCACGCCGACGGTGAAGAGGAGCGCGAGCTTCTCCATGAAGAAGAGCCCGTCCGCGTCGTCCCTGCTGCTCTGCACAGAGGGGCTCGGGTCCGAGAGCACCGTGGACGTGCTGAGGGATGACGACGACGAGCTAGCCGCCGCGTTCCGCCGCCAGGTGGAGACAGGCGACGACGCGTACGTCGTCGACGCGAACCAGGAGGAGAAGGAGAACCAGCGGCCTCCGCCGTCGTTCCCGCCCCCGATACGGTCGATCAGCGTGCGCGGCGGGAAGCCGAGCGTGTGCTTCCGGTCGTTCCGTGCGGACGGCAGGTTCGTGCTGGTGGAGGTTGTCATCCCCGGGAAGGAGCTCCTGCGGGCGTCGCGCGAGGGCGGTCGGCTCAGGCTGCAGTTCGCTGGCGCCACCGCACACGCGTAG